The following are encoded together in the Canis aureus isolate CA01 chromosome 30, VMU_Caureus_v.1.0, whole genome shotgun sequence genome:
- the OLIG1 gene encoding oligodendrocyte transcription factor 1, which yields MYYALSQARVNAAPATMLRPQRPGDLQLGASLYELVGYRQPPSSASASASASASSSTSSSSTAAPLLPKAAREKPEAPGEPPGTGAGPGAHAGGGSRADPKEEQQQQLRRKINSRERKRMQDLNLAMDALREVILPYSAAHCQGAPGRKLSKIATLLLARNYILLLGSSLQELRRALGEGAGPAAPRLLLAGLPLLAAAPGSVLLAPGAVGPPDALRPAKYLSLALDEPPCGQFALPGGGAGGGAGGPGLCTCAVCKFPHLVPAGLGLAAVQAQFSK from the coding sequence aTGTACTATGCGCTTTCCCAGGCGCGCGTGAACGCGGCCCCCGCGACCATGCTGCGGCCACAGCGGCCCGGAGACTTGCAGCTCGGGGCCTCCCTGTACGAGCTGGTGGGCTACCGGCAGCCGCcctcctccgcctccgcctccgcctccgcctccgcctcctcctccacctcctcctcctccacggcggcccccctcctccccaaggcGGCGCGCGAGAAGCCGGAGGCGCCCGGCGAGCCCCCGGGCACGGGAGCGGGGCCCGGCGCGCACGCGGGCGGCGGCTCCCGGGCGGACCCCAAAGAGGAGCAGCAACAGCAGCTGCGGCGCAAGATCAACAGCCGCGAGCGGAAGCGCATGCAGGACCTGAACCTGGCCATGGACGCGCTGCGCGAGGTCATCCTGCCCTACTCGGCGGCGCACTGCCAGGGCGCGCCCGGCCGCAAGCTCTCCAAGATCGCCACGCTGCTGCTCGCCCGCAACTACATCCTGCTGCTGGGCAGCTCGCTGCAGGAGCTGCGCCGCGCGCTGGGCGAGGGCGCCGGGCCCGCCGCGCCGCGCCTGCTGCTGGCCGGCCTGCCCCTGCTGGCCGCCGCGCCCGGCTCCGTGCTGCTGGCGCCTGGCGCCGTGGGGCCCCCCGACGCGCTGCGCCCCGCCAAGTACCTGTCGCTGGCGCTCGACGAGCCGCCCTGCGGCCAGTTCGCGCTccccggcggcggcgcgggcggcggcgcgggcggcccgggCCTGTGCACCTGCGCGGTCTGCAAGTTCCCGCACCTGGTCCCCGCCGGCCTGGGCCTGGCCGCCGTGCAGGCGCAGTTTTCCAAGTGA